One stretch of Solenopsis invicta isolate M01_SB chromosome 16, UNIL_Sinv_3.0, whole genome shotgun sequence DNA includes these proteins:
- the LOC105193869 gene encoding G protein-activated inward rectifier potassium channel 3 isoform X1 has translation MDYEEHEEEVSSIKNPPTIPLDELLAHSSIPAATVAVKLCGKDSVKEIETANQKKSDILNTFKRRTFNRISFKSESGPLLNRYRQTKFSTRRVRKRVVFKHGDCNVVQGNVAKRRRRYLQDIFTTLVDAQWRWTLLVFSMNFLLSWLGFALIWWLIAYSHGDLDPQNYNNGTFIPCVVDIRNFASCFLFSVETQHTIGYGAKHTTDECPEAIFTLCIQSMTGVILQAFMVGIVFAKLSRPKKRTQTLLFSRNAVICQRDGQPCLMFRVGDMRKSHIIEAHVRAQMIKRKITKEGELLPFFQTELKVGGDGEEDKIFFIWPTTIVHKIDRYSPLYKVSANDMLRERFEIVVILEGVIESTGMTTQARSSYLPSEILWGHRFQPIITFRKETGEYEVNYTLFNNTYEVDTPLCSAADLDRIRTMHHVKTGMFPEYRETYSNSSLTMSSASSLKSSTNELHMQMPVTISTTSLNPMPIIIARTNDSCKRENINMYPNISRSSSSSSSSSSTQNETTKEEHNIEISKNHEDYNHVLENINMSLKKSKNEEEDRDELKTKLNLTKNEKVRSKSKSIVNVAQESDLKRSLCRRNADIR, from the exons atggaCTACGAAGAACATGAAGAAGAAGTCTCAAGTATAAAAAATCCCCCAACTATACCTTTAGACGAATTATTGGCACACTCGTCGATACCGGCGGCTACAGTCGCGGTAAAATTATGCGGTAAAGATTCTGTGAAAGAAATAGAAACCGCCAATCAGAAGAAAAGCGATatcttaaatacatttaaaagaaGAACCTTCAATAGGATCAGCTTTAAAAGTGAATCAGGCCCTCTGTTAAACAG gtATCGCCAAACCAAATTTAGCACCAGAAGAGTTCGCAAAAGAGTCGTTTTTAAACACGGCGATTGTAACGTTGTTCAGGGAAACGTTGCCAAACGACGTCGACGGTATCTTCAG GATATTTTCACAACATTGGTCGATGCACAATGGCGATGGACATTATTGGTGTTctctatgaattttttattatcttggCTAGGATTCGCGCTTATATGGTGGCTGATCGCATACAGTCACGGTGATCTTGATCCCCAGAATTACAATAATGGTACTTTTATCCCCTGCGTTGTGGATATACGCAACTTTGCAAGCTGTTTTCTGTTCTCCGTCGAAACGCAGCACACAATCGG ATACGGAGCGAAGCACACGACGGACGAATGCCCAGAAGCAATTTTCACATTGTGCATTCAATCGATGACTGGAGTGATTTTGCAAGCGTTCATGGTTGGCATCGTCTTTGCCAAGCTATCACGTCCTAAAAAACGCACGCAGACCTTGCTCTTTTCGCGTAATGCTGTAATCTGCCAACGAGACGGACAACCTTGCCTCATGTTTCGTGTTGGTGATATGCGCAAGAGCCATATCATTGAGGCTCATGTTCGTGCTCAGATGATCAAGAGAAAG ATTACTAAAGAGGGTGAATTGTTGCCGTTTTTCCAGACGGAACTTAAAGTGGGAGGCGATGGAGAGGAAGATAAGATTTTCTTCATCTGGCCTACTACGATTGTTCATAAGATCGACCGGTACTCACCATTGTACAAGGTATCAGCCAATGACATGCTGCGAGAACGCTTCgaaattgttgtaatattgGAAG GAGTGATCGAATCCACCGGCATGACCACACAGGCGAGAAGTTCGTACTTGCCATCAGAGATTTTATGGGGTCACCGGTTCCAGCCCATCATTACGTTCCGCAAGGAAACTGGCGAATATGAAGTCAATTATACGCTTTTCAATAACACTTACGAAGTGGATACTCCACTTTGTTCTGCCGCTGATCTCGATCGCATTCGAACGATGCATCACGTAAAAACtg GCATGTTTCCAGAATATCGCGAAACCTACAGTAATAGTTCATTAACGATGTCTTCTGCGTCGAGCCTGAAATCTTCAACTAACGAGTTACATATGCAAATGCCTGTAACGATTTCAACAACCTCTCTAAACCCGATGCCGATAATAATCGCCAGAACAAATGATTCTTGCAAACGAGAGAACATCAATATGTATCCTAACATATCAcggtcttcttcttcttcttcttcttcttcttctacaCAAAATGAG acGACAAAAGAAGAACATAATATCGAGATTTCAAAGAATCACGAGGATTATAATCATGTTTTGGAGAATATTAACATGTCTTTGAAGAAAAGCAAAAATGAGGAAGAGGATAGAGATGAATTAAAAACCAAGTTAAACTTGAcgaaaaatgaaaaagtaagaTCAAAATCTAAATCTATTGTAAATGTAGCTCAAGAAAGTGATTTAAAGAGATCACTTTGTAGAAGAAATGCAGACATTag ataa
- the LOC105193869 gene encoding G protein-activated inward rectifier potassium channel 3 isoform X5, which translates to MIVKATTSGEAAWREESFKYRQTKFSTRRVRKRVVFKHGDCNVVQGNVAKRRRRYLQDIFTTLVDAQWRWTLLVFSMNFLLSWLGFALIWWLIAYSHGDLDPQNYNNGTFIPCVVDIRNFASCFLFSVETQHTIGYGAKHTTDECPEAIFTLCIQSMTGVILQAFMVGIVFAKLSRPKKRTQTLLFSRNAVICQRDGQPCLMFRVGDMRKSHIIEAHVRAQMIKRKITKEGELLPFFQTELKVGGDGEEDKIFFIWPTTIVHKIDRYSPLYKVSANDMLRERFEIVVILEGVIESTGMTTQARSSYLPSEILWGHRFQPIITFRKETGEYEVNYTLFNNTYEVDTPLCSAADLDRIRTMHHVKTGMFPEYRETYSNSSLTMSSASSLKSSTNELHMQMPVTISTTSLNPMPIIIARTNDSCKRENINMYPNISRSSSSSSSSSSTQNETTKEEHNIEISKNHEDYNHVLENINMSLKKSKNEEEDRDELKTKLNLTKNEKVRSKSKSIVNVAQESDLKRSLCRRNADIR; encoded by the exons atgATCGTCAAAGCGACGACTTCCGGCGAAGCAGCCTGGCGCGAAGAATCGTTCAA gtATCGCCAAACCAAATTTAGCACCAGAAGAGTTCGCAAAAGAGTCGTTTTTAAACACGGCGATTGTAACGTTGTTCAGGGAAACGTTGCCAAACGACGTCGACGGTATCTTCAG GATATTTTCACAACATTGGTCGATGCACAATGGCGATGGACATTATTGGTGTTctctatgaattttttattatcttggCTAGGATTCGCGCTTATATGGTGGCTGATCGCATACAGTCACGGTGATCTTGATCCCCAGAATTACAATAATGGTACTTTTATCCCCTGCGTTGTGGATATACGCAACTTTGCAAGCTGTTTTCTGTTCTCCGTCGAAACGCAGCACACAATCGG ATACGGAGCGAAGCACACGACGGACGAATGCCCAGAAGCAATTTTCACATTGTGCATTCAATCGATGACTGGAGTGATTTTGCAAGCGTTCATGGTTGGCATCGTCTTTGCCAAGCTATCACGTCCTAAAAAACGCACGCAGACCTTGCTCTTTTCGCGTAATGCTGTAATCTGCCAACGAGACGGACAACCTTGCCTCATGTTTCGTGTTGGTGATATGCGCAAGAGCCATATCATTGAGGCTCATGTTCGTGCTCAGATGATCAAGAGAAAG ATTACTAAAGAGGGTGAATTGTTGCCGTTTTTCCAGACGGAACTTAAAGTGGGAGGCGATGGAGAGGAAGATAAGATTTTCTTCATCTGGCCTACTACGATTGTTCATAAGATCGACCGGTACTCACCATTGTACAAGGTATCAGCCAATGACATGCTGCGAGAACGCTTCgaaattgttgtaatattgGAAG GAGTGATCGAATCCACCGGCATGACCACACAGGCGAGAAGTTCGTACTTGCCATCAGAGATTTTATGGGGTCACCGGTTCCAGCCCATCATTACGTTCCGCAAGGAAACTGGCGAATATGAAGTCAATTATACGCTTTTCAATAACACTTACGAAGTGGATACTCCACTTTGTTCTGCCGCTGATCTCGATCGCATTCGAACGATGCATCACGTAAAAACtg GCATGTTTCCAGAATATCGCGAAACCTACAGTAATAGTTCATTAACGATGTCTTCTGCGTCGAGCCTGAAATCTTCAACTAACGAGTTACATATGCAAATGCCTGTAACGATTTCAACAACCTCTCTAAACCCGATGCCGATAATAATCGCCAGAACAAATGATTCTTGCAAACGAGAGAACATCAATATGTATCCTAACATATCAcggtcttcttcttcttcttcttcttcttcttctacaCAAAATGAG acGACAAAAGAAGAACATAATATCGAGATTTCAAAGAATCACGAGGATTATAATCATGTTTTGGAGAATATTAACATGTCTTTGAAGAAAAGCAAAAATGAGGAAGAGGATAGAGATGAATTAAAAACCAAGTTAAACTTGAcgaaaaatgaaaaagtaagaTCAAAATCTAAATCTATTGTAAATGTAGCTCAAGAAAGTGATTTAAAGAGATCACTTTGTAGAAGAAATGCAGACATTag ataa
- the LOC105193869 gene encoding G protein-activated inward rectifier potassium channel 3 isoform X2: MDYEEHEEEVSSIKNPPTIPLDELLAHSSIPAATVAVKLCGKDSVKEIETANQKKSDILNTFKRRTFNRISFKSESGPLLNRYRQTKFSTRRVRKRVVFKHGDCNVVQGNVAKRRRRYLQDIFTTLVDAQWRWTLLVFSMNFLLSWLGFALIWWLIAYSHGDLDPQNYNNGTFIPCVVDIRNFASCFLFSVETQHTIGYGAKHTTDECPEAIFTLCIQSMTGVILQAFMVGIVFAKLSRPKKRTQTLLFSRNAVICQRDGQPCLMFRVGDMRKSHIIEAHVRAQMIKRKITKEGELLPFFQTELKVGGDGEEDKIFFIWPTTIVHKIDRYSPLYKVSANDMLRERFEIVVILEGVIESTGMTTQARSSYLPSEILWGHRFQPIITFRKETGEYEVNYTLFNNTYEVDTPLCSAADLDRIRTMHHVKTEYRETYSNSSLTMSSASSLKSSTNELHMQMPVTISTTSLNPMPIIIARTNDSCKRENINMYPNISRSSSSSSSSSSTQNETTKEEHNIEISKNHEDYNHVLENINMSLKKSKNEEEDRDELKTKLNLTKNEKVRSKSKSIVNVAQESDLKRSLCRRNADIR; this comes from the exons atggaCTACGAAGAACATGAAGAAGAAGTCTCAAGTATAAAAAATCCCCCAACTATACCTTTAGACGAATTATTGGCACACTCGTCGATACCGGCGGCTACAGTCGCGGTAAAATTATGCGGTAAAGATTCTGTGAAAGAAATAGAAACCGCCAATCAGAAGAAAAGCGATatcttaaatacatttaaaagaaGAACCTTCAATAGGATCAGCTTTAAAAGTGAATCAGGCCCTCTGTTAAACAG gtATCGCCAAACCAAATTTAGCACCAGAAGAGTTCGCAAAAGAGTCGTTTTTAAACACGGCGATTGTAACGTTGTTCAGGGAAACGTTGCCAAACGACGTCGACGGTATCTTCAG GATATTTTCACAACATTGGTCGATGCACAATGGCGATGGACATTATTGGTGTTctctatgaattttttattatcttggCTAGGATTCGCGCTTATATGGTGGCTGATCGCATACAGTCACGGTGATCTTGATCCCCAGAATTACAATAATGGTACTTTTATCCCCTGCGTTGTGGATATACGCAACTTTGCAAGCTGTTTTCTGTTCTCCGTCGAAACGCAGCACACAATCGG ATACGGAGCGAAGCACACGACGGACGAATGCCCAGAAGCAATTTTCACATTGTGCATTCAATCGATGACTGGAGTGATTTTGCAAGCGTTCATGGTTGGCATCGTCTTTGCCAAGCTATCACGTCCTAAAAAACGCACGCAGACCTTGCTCTTTTCGCGTAATGCTGTAATCTGCCAACGAGACGGACAACCTTGCCTCATGTTTCGTGTTGGTGATATGCGCAAGAGCCATATCATTGAGGCTCATGTTCGTGCTCAGATGATCAAGAGAAAG ATTACTAAAGAGGGTGAATTGTTGCCGTTTTTCCAGACGGAACTTAAAGTGGGAGGCGATGGAGAGGAAGATAAGATTTTCTTCATCTGGCCTACTACGATTGTTCATAAGATCGACCGGTACTCACCATTGTACAAGGTATCAGCCAATGACATGCTGCGAGAACGCTTCgaaattgttgtaatattgGAAG GAGTGATCGAATCCACCGGCATGACCACACAGGCGAGAAGTTCGTACTTGCCATCAGAGATTTTATGGGGTCACCGGTTCCAGCCCATCATTACGTTCCGCAAGGAAACTGGCGAATATGAAGTCAATTATACGCTTTTCAATAACACTTACGAAGTGGATACTCCACTTTGTTCTGCCGCTGATCTCGATCGCATTCGAACGATGCATCACGTAAAAACtg AATATCGCGAAACCTACAGTAATAGTTCATTAACGATGTCTTCTGCGTCGAGCCTGAAATCTTCAACTAACGAGTTACATATGCAAATGCCTGTAACGATTTCAACAACCTCTCTAAACCCGATGCCGATAATAATCGCCAGAACAAATGATTCTTGCAAACGAGAGAACATCAATATGTATCCTAACATATCAcggtcttcttcttcttcttcttcttcttcttctacaCAAAATGAG acGACAAAAGAAGAACATAATATCGAGATTTCAAAGAATCACGAGGATTATAATCATGTTTTGGAGAATATTAACATGTCTTTGAAGAAAAGCAAAAATGAGGAAGAGGATAGAGATGAATTAAAAACCAAGTTAAACTTGAcgaaaaatgaaaaagtaagaTCAAAATCTAAATCTATTGTAAATGTAGCTCAAGAAAGTGATTTAAAGAGATCACTTTGTAGAAGAAATGCAGACATTag ataa
- the LOC105193869 gene encoding G protein-activated inward rectifier potassium channel 3 isoform X4 gives MSISESETTKIFSCVEAGKHPVKSSLRYRQTKFSTRRVRKRVVFKHGDCNVVQGNVAKRRRRYLQDIFTTLVDAQWRWTLLVFSMNFLLSWLGFALIWWLIAYSHGDLDPQNYNNGTFIPCVVDIRNFASCFLFSVETQHTIGYGAKHTTDECPEAIFTLCIQSMTGVILQAFMVGIVFAKLSRPKKRTQTLLFSRNAVICQRDGQPCLMFRVGDMRKSHIIEAHVRAQMIKRKITKEGELLPFFQTELKVGGDGEEDKIFFIWPTTIVHKIDRYSPLYKVSANDMLRERFEIVVILEGVIESTGMTTQARSSYLPSEILWGHRFQPIITFRKETGEYEVNYTLFNNTYEVDTPLCSAADLDRIRTMHHVKTGMFPEYRETYSNSSLTMSSASSLKSSTNELHMQMPVTISTTSLNPMPIIIARTNDSCKRENINMYPNISRSSSSSSSSSSTQNETTKEEHNIEISKNHEDYNHVLENINMSLKKSKNEEEDRDELKTKLNLTKNEKVRSKSKSIVNVAQESDLKRSLCRRNADIR, from the exons ATGTCCATTAGTGAGAGtgagacaactaaaattttctcttgtgtcgaagctggaaagcaccctgtAAAAAGCTCATTAAG gtATCGCCAAACCAAATTTAGCACCAGAAGAGTTCGCAAAAGAGTCGTTTTTAAACACGGCGATTGTAACGTTGTTCAGGGAAACGTTGCCAAACGACGTCGACGGTATCTTCAG GATATTTTCACAACATTGGTCGATGCACAATGGCGATGGACATTATTGGTGTTctctatgaattttttattatcttggCTAGGATTCGCGCTTATATGGTGGCTGATCGCATACAGTCACGGTGATCTTGATCCCCAGAATTACAATAATGGTACTTTTATCCCCTGCGTTGTGGATATACGCAACTTTGCAAGCTGTTTTCTGTTCTCCGTCGAAACGCAGCACACAATCGG ATACGGAGCGAAGCACACGACGGACGAATGCCCAGAAGCAATTTTCACATTGTGCATTCAATCGATGACTGGAGTGATTTTGCAAGCGTTCATGGTTGGCATCGTCTTTGCCAAGCTATCACGTCCTAAAAAACGCACGCAGACCTTGCTCTTTTCGCGTAATGCTGTAATCTGCCAACGAGACGGACAACCTTGCCTCATGTTTCGTGTTGGTGATATGCGCAAGAGCCATATCATTGAGGCTCATGTTCGTGCTCAGATGATCAAGAGAAAG ATTACTAAAGAGGGTGAATTGTTGCCGTTTTTCCAGACGGAACTTAAAGTGGGAGGCGATGGAGAGGAAGATAAGATTTTCTTCATCTGGCCTACTACGATTGTTCATAAGATCGACCGGTACTCACCATTGTACAAGGTATCAGCCAATGACATGCTGCGAGAACGCTTCgaaattgttgtaatattgGAAG GAGTGATCGAATCCACCGGCATGACCACACAGGCGAGAAGTTCGTACTTGCCATCAGAGATTTTATGGGGTCACCGGTTCCAGCCCATCATTACGTTCCGCAAGGAAACTGGCGAATATGAAGTCAATTATACGCTTTTCAATAACACTTACGAAGTGGATACTCCACTTTGTTCTGCCGCTGATCTCGATCGCATTCGAACGATGCATCACGTAAAAACtg GCATGTTTCCAGAATATCGCGAAACCTACAGTAATAGTTCATTAACGATGTCTTCTGCGTCGAGCCTGAAATCTTCAACTAACGAGTTACATATGCAAATGCCTGTAACGATTTCAACAACCTCTCTAAACCCGATGCCGATAATAATCGCCAGAACAAATGATTCTTGCAAACGAGAGAACATCAATATGTATCCTAACATATCAcggtcttcttcttcttcttcttcttcttcttctacaCAAAATGAG acGACAAAAGAAGAACATAATATCGAGATTTCAAAGAATCACGAGGATTATAATCATGTTTTGGAGAATATTAACATGTCTTTGAAGAAAAGCAAAAATGAGGAAGAGGATAGAGATGAATTAAAAACCAAGTTAAACTTGAcgaaaaatgaaaaagtaagaTCAAAATCTAAATCTATTGTAAATGTAGCTCAAGAAAGTGATTTAAAGAGATCACTTTGTAGAAGAAATGCAGACATTag ataa
- the LOC105193869 gene encoding G protein-activated inward rectifier potassium channel 3 isoform X3 yields the protein MLRRSIICMIRTGYRDCDGQSHKCMIVKATTSGEAAWREESFKYRQTKFSTRRVRKRVVFKHGDCNVVQGNVAKRRRRYLQDIFTTLVDAQWRWTLLVFSMNFLLSWLGFALIWWLIAYSHGDLDPQNYNNGTFIPCVVDIRNFASCFLFSVETQHTIGYGAKHTTDECPEAIFTLCIQSMTGVILQAFMVGIVFAKLSRPKKRTQTLLFSRNAVICQRDGQPCLMFRVGDMRKSHIIEAHVRAQMIKRKITKEGELLPFFQTELKVGGDGEEDKIFFIWPTTIVHKIDRYSPLYKVSANDMLRERFEIVVILEGVIESTGMTTQARSSYLPSEILWGHRFQPIITFRKETGEYEVNYTLFNNTYEVDTPLCSAADLDRIRTMHHVKTGMFPEYRETYSNSSLTMSSASSLKSSTNELHMQMPVTISTTSLNPMPIIIARTNDSCKRENINMYPNISRSSSSSSSSSSTQNETTKEEHNIEISKNHEDYNHVLENINMSLKKSKNEEEDRDELKTKLNLTKNEKVRSKSKSIVNVAQESDLKRSLCRRNADIR from the exons ATGCTAAGAAGATCTATTATCTGTATGATACGGACAGGTTATCGGGACTGTGACGGgcaatctcacaagtgtatgATCGTCAAAGCGACGACTTCCGGCGAAGCAGCCTGGCGCGAAGAATCGTTCAA gtATCGCCAAACCAAATTTAGCACCAGAAGAGTTCGCAAAAGAGTCGTTTTTAAACACGGCGATTGTAACGTTGTTCAGGGAAACGTTGCCAAACGACGTCGACGGTATCTTCAG GATATTTTCACAACATTGGTCGATGCACAATGGCGATGGACATTATTGGTGTTctctatgaattttttattatcttggCTAGGATTCGCGCTTATATGGTGGCTGATCGCATACAGTCACGGTGATCTTGATCCCCAGAATTACAATAATGGTACTTTTATCCCCTGCGTTGTGGATATACGCAACTTTGCAAGCTGTTTTCTGTTCTCCGTCGAAACGCAGCACACAATCGG ATACGGAGCGAAGCACACGACGGACGAATGCCCAGAAGCAATTTTCACATTGTGCATTCAATCGATGACTGGAGTGATTTTGCAAGCGTTCATGGTTGGCATCGTCTTTGCCAAGCTATCACGTCCTAAAAAACGCACGCAGACCTTGCTCTTTTCGCGTAATGCTGTAATCTGCCAACGAGACGGACAACCTTGCCTCATGTTTCGTGTTGGTGATATGCGCAAGAGCCATATCATTGAGGCTCATGTTCGTGCTCAGATGATCAAGAGAAAG ATTACTAAAGAGGGTGAATTGTTGCCGTTTTTCCAGACGGAACTTAAAGTGGGAGGCGATGGAGAGGAAGATAAGATTTTCTTCATCTGGCCTACTACGATTGTTCATAAGATCGACCGGTACTCACCATTGTACAAGGTATCAGCCAATGACATGCTGCGAGAACGCTTCgaaattgttgtaatattgGAAG GAGTGATCGAATCCACCGGCATGACCACACAGGCGAGAAGTTCGTACTTGCCATCAGAGATTTTATGGGGTCACCGGTTCCAGCCCATCATTACGTTCCGCAAGGAAACTGGCGAATATGAAGTCAATTATACGCTTTTCAATAACACTTACGAAGTGGATACTCCACTTTGTTCTGCCGCTGATCTCGATCGCATTCGAACGATGCATCACGTAAAAACtg GCATGTTTCCAGAATATCGCGAAACCTACAGTAATAGTTCATTAACGATGTCTTCTGCGTCGAGCCTGAAATCTTCAACTAACGAGTTACATATGCAAATGCCTGTAACGATTTCAACAACCTCTCTAAACCCGATGCCGATAATAATCGCCAGAACAAATGATTCTTGCAAACGAGAGAACATCAATATGTATCCTAACATATCAcggtcttcttcttcttcttcttcttcttcttctacaCAAAATGAG acGACAAAAGAAGAACATAATATCGAGATTTCAAAGAATCACGAGGATTATAATCATGTTTTGGAGAATATTAACATGTCTTTGAAGAAAAGCAAAAATGAGGAAGAGGATAGAGATGAATTAAAAACCAAGTTAAACTTGAcgaaaaatgaaaaagtaagaTCAAAATCTAAATCTATTGTAAATGTAGCTCAAGAAAGTGATTTAAAGAGATCACTTTGTAGAAGAAATGCAGACATTag ataa
- the LOC120359764 gene encoding oxidoreductase-like domain-containing protein 1: protein MTSTLRSRLFVTKSLCYCRRNLSMQKDDEDRLEHVKESSIDDLTEPTNCCMSGCTNCVWIKYAEKLSNMMEKSNIDLQKAIFEKVQDPNMRAFLAMELRCRKLIK, encoded by the coding sequence ATGACTTCCACGCTTCGATCAAGACTGTTTGTTACTAAAAGTCTTTGTTATTGTCGACGGAATTTATCGATGCAAAAGGATGACGAAGATCGGCTCGAACATGTAAAAGAATCTTCAATCGATGATTTAACGGAACCAACTAATTGCTGCATGTCAGGATGCACGAATTGCGTATGGATCAAGTATGCGGAGAAATTAAGCAACATGATGGAAAAATCCAACATAGATCTGCAAAAAGCTATTTTTGAGAAGGTGCAAGATCCTAATATGAGAGCGTTCCTGGCAATGGAACTGAGGTGTCGAAAGCTGATAAAATAG